ATGTTGCTACCAATGCCTCTATAAATATTTCCAATATCGATAATGATTCTGTTGCCGGTTATATCTACTCGGCTAAGAGTATGGACCATGATTTCGATTTTATTCCCTCTCACCTCTCTTCTTTTAAGAAGCCTTTAGGGATACTGGATTTTACCGGCGAACTGGAATTGAGCAAAGCAGTTATCGGCATGCCCTTTTTTCAGATGTTTCGTATGTCGGTTCTTGAGAAACCGGTCTATGAGGTTGCCCGGCATCTTATTGGATTAGGGCATAAAAATATCGCTTATATCTCGCCGATCCACGAAATGACATGGTCAAAAACACGCTTGAGGGCATTAGGTACCGTATATACTGCTGCCGGATATGCCGACGGGGTCGAAGGGTTTACAAAAAATTCATCACCAGTACAGGCAGCGACGCAAAAATCACTGGAACTTCACGAAGCAGATTCATATCCCGTCCAAGATTCTGAAGAATGGTGGGAAAAAATGCCTTTTGCTTACCGAGAGCAGATGTATTTTCCGATCAAGCGGACTGCATGGATAACCCTGAAAAGCGCAATAATATTCGAAAATTGCATCCCTCTTATGGAAAAAGCCCTTCAACAAAAAGATATCACGGCATGGATTTGTGCAAATGATCTGGTTGCATCCATGGCATTAAGTTATCTCTGGAGCAAAAACGTGCGTATCCCCCAGGATCTTTCGGTGGTTGGTTTCGATGATACGCTCGATGCCATGGGGGAGCGTATCACGAGTTATAATTTCAATTTTCAGGCTGTTACCGAAGCGATGATCAATTTTGTGCTCCGTCCGTACAGCTTTAAAAGGGTATGGCGAAAGAAAATTACCGATATCGAGGGTAATCTGGTTATCCGAAGTACCACTGGAAAACCAGCCCGATAAACCTCTGATTCTTTCCTGTAAAACGATCTTAGACTTTTTATCTGCATCAGTGTATTTTATCACGTTTTCGGCACCATTGATTCGCAGGAAGTTTTCGCCTTGAACAATTATCTCTCCGGATTGAATCCATCACAGAAACAGGCAGTCATGCATACCAAAGGTCCCCTCCTGGTTCTTGCCGGGGCCGGATCGGGCAAGACCCGTGTGCTGACTACCCGAATTACCCGTCTGGTTAAACAGAATGCCTGTAAGCCGTCCCAGATACTGGCGGTAACGTTCACCAATAAAGCCGCAAAAGAAATGAAAGAGAGAATTGCAAAAATTGTCTCTCCCAAAGCGGCGAAAACAATGACCATTTCAACTTTTCACAGCCTGGGTGCCCGGATCCTCAAGGAAGACGGGCATGCTATCGGAATCAACAGAAATTTTTCTATTATTAACGACTATGAGCGGACAGGGGTGATAAAAGGAGTAATGCGCACCATCGGAAAAGGGATGAAAGATGAAAGCCACGATACCCATGCAAACGCAATCAGTCTGGCAAAGAATGCTTCATTAGATCCTGATGATTATAAAAAACTCGATGAAGCCAAGCAGAAAACCGGAAGAATCTATAATGCTTACCGGCAGATTTTATTCCATCGTAACAGCGTCGATTTCGACGATCTTCTTCTCCTGCCCCTTCGACTCTTCGAAAAACATCCCGATATTCTTAAAAAATATCAGGAACGGTATGTGTATGTGTCAATTGATGAGTTTCAGGATACCAACGCCGTCCAGATGAAACTGGCTAAACTTCTTGCCGCACCCCAAAACAATATTATGGCGGTGGGGGACGATGATCAGAGTATTTATTCCTGGCGTGGTGCAATTATCGATAATATCCTCAATTTTACCCGTACGTTCAAGGGATGTAAAAAGATTGTTTTAGACAGAAACTATCGGTCGACAAGTCAGATCCTCGATGCATCACTCGCTGTTGCTGCCCGGAATAAAAAGCGGATTGAAAAAGTAATTACTGCCGCTGCGGGTGCTGGAGAACAGATTATGCATTACCGGGGTGATGATGAGGAAGATGAAGCCGTCTGGATTGCCCAGAATGTTAAAACAGAGGCAAAGAAAAACAATTTCTGTCTTGGTGATAATGCACTTCTCTTTCGTACCAATGCAATGATGCGGCGGTTTGAAGAAGCTTTCCGGATGGAAAATGTCCCTTATAAAACAGTAGGCGCTGCAAGCTTTTTTGACCGCAGAGAGATCAGGGATGTTATAGCGTACATGAGGTTTTTTGCCAATTGTGAAGATGAACTCAGTTTGATGCGGGTTATTAAGGTTCCGAATAAGGGGATCACAAAATCGACCCTTGAAGAACTTGACAGTTTTGCATCGGGCAAAAAATGCACCCTTTTCAAAGCTATTCGCAGTCATGAGCAGTGTACCACACTTAAACCTTCACAAAGCGAAACGCTGACTCATTTTGTCGACTTTGTCGATAAATACCTTCACAAATTCAAAAACGGTGGTTGTGCCGAAGCGTTGCATGAGCTGTTGAACGAATGTGGATATCTCGAGCTCCTTAAAAAGGCATCCACTCAGTCGGAGGCCGACCGAGAGCGAGTCGATAATGTCAAAGAAATAATTCATGGCCTAGAAACCTTCGAGAAAAAAAATAAGCGATCGAAGGATATTCTTTCCGAATATTTGAGAGAATTAAGTCTTGTCGCCAACGA
This DNA window, taken from Chitinivibrionales bacterium, encodes the following:
- a CDS encoding AAA family ATPase, with the protein product MNNYLSGLNPSQKQAVMHTKGPLLVLAGAGSGKTRVLTTRITRLVKQNACKPSQILAVTFTNKAAKEMKERIAKIVSPKAAKTMTISTFHSLGARILKEDGHAIGINRNFSIINDYERTGVIKGVMRTIGKGMKDESHDTHANAISLAKNASLDPDDYKKLDEAKQKTGRIYNAYRQILFHRNSVDFDDLLLLPLRLFEKHPDILKKYQERYVYVSIDEFQDTNAVQMKLAKLLAAPQNNIMAVGDDDQSIYSWRGAIIDNILNFTRTFKGCKKIVLDRNYRSTSQILDASLAVAARNKKRIEKVITAAAGAGEQIMHYRGDDEEDEAVWIAQNVKTEAKKNNFCLGDNALLFRTNAMMRRFEEAFRMENVPYKTVGAASFFDRREIRDVIAYMRFFANCEDELSLMRVIKVPNKGITKSTLEELDSFASGKKCTLFKAIRSHEQCTTLKPSQSETLTHFVDFVDKYLHKFKNGGCAEALHELLNECGYLELLKKASTQSEADRERVDNVKEIIHGLETFEKKNKRSKDILSEYLRELSLVANDNDDKAGRSRNRVTFMTFHKAKGLEFPVVFLAGLDNSVMPSLRSVEEGKIDEERRLFYVGMTRAQKRLVLTYPATKVYRAKMVKVVPSQFLHEIPGEFLDGALGEKEKEDYQSYVTDFFAGMRAKLGGGEGESDATTR